From a single Miscanthus floridulus cultivar M001 chromosome 8, ASM1932011v1, whole genome shotgun sequence genomic region:
- the LOC136473218 gene encoding protein Brevis radix-like 1, translating into MLTCIACSKHLPGGAPPLREPPEEEDDDEDHAIAGGGGESATTPGTRHAVKSLTAQIKDMALKASGAYRHCKPCAGSSSSAASRPQQPYYHGAYAESGSDRFHYSYQRAGSSAASTPWLRTGGAMSSGDITPSVSARTDFLSGDEDGDDEEETAAGSSEEDEAKEWVAQVEPGVLITFLSLPRGGNGLKRIRFSREMFNKWQAQRWWTENYEKVMELYNVLKFNSQAAPLPSIPRSENESSKDDNPATAPLNKGQPVHTLHRPLKASGAIGYSSSDCLHHQPNHLGNIYRQDRYLGHQCYDSVGLASTPKLSSISGAKTETSIDASVRTSSSPEEIDRSGELSASISNTSDQEREWVEEDESGVYITIRALPGGIRELRRVRFSRQRFSEMHARLWWEENRARIHEQYL; encoded by the exons ATGCTCACGTGCATCGCGTGCTCCAAGCACCTCCCGGGCGGCGCGCCGCCGCTGCGCgagccgccggaggaggaggacgacgacgaagaCCACGCCATCGCCGGAGGCGGCGGTGAATCGGCGACGACGCCCGGCACGAGGCACGCCGTCAAGTCGCTCACCGCTCAG ATCAAGGACATGGCGCTGAAGGCATCGGGCGCGTACCGGCACTGCAAGCCGTGCGCCGGCTCGTCCTCCTCGGCGGCGTCGCGGCCGCAGCAACCGTACTACCACGGCGCGTACGCGGAGTCCGGGTCTGACCGCTTCCACTATTCGTACCAGCGCGCCGGCAGCTCCGCAGCATCGACGCCGTGGTTGCGCACGGGGGGCGCGATGTCCAGCGGTGACATCACGCCGTCGGTCAGCGCGCGCACCGACTTCCTCTCCGGCGATGAGGACGGGGATGATGAAGAGGAAACGGCGGCTGGCAGCAGCGAGGAGGATGAGGCGAAGGAGTGGGTCGCCCAGGTAGAGCCCGGGGTGCTCATCACCTTCCTCTCGCTGCCGCGGGGCGGCAATGGTCTGAAGCGCATCCGATTCAG CCGTGAAATGTTCAACAAATGGCAAGCACAAAGATGGTGGACTGAAAATTACGAGAAGGTCATGGAGCTTTACAACGTTCTGAAGTTCAACAGTCAAGCTGCTCCTCTGCCAAGCATTCCAAGGTCTGAAAATGAG AGCTCCAAAGATGATAACCCAGCTACAGCTCCCCTTAACAAGGGGCAGCCAGTGCATACTTTGCACAGACCACTAAAAGCTAGTGGAGCCATAGGATATTCGTCTTCAGATTGTCTTCATCACCAACCCAATCATCTTGGCAACATTTACCGCCAAGACCGCTACCTTGGGCACCAATGCTATGATTCAGTTGGACTGGCATCAACGCCTAAGTTATCAAGCATTAGTGGAGCAAAGACAGAAACTTCTATTGATGCATCAGTCAGGACAAGCTCATCTCCTGAAGAGATCGATCGATCAGGTGAACTTTCAGCCTCTATTAGCAACACAAGTGACCAAGAGAGGGAATGGGTAGAAGAGGACGAGTCTGGTGTGTATATTACTATTCGAGCTTTGCCTGGTGGCATCAGAGAACTACGTCGCGTCAGATTCAG
- the LOC136473219 gene encoding uncharacterized protein translates to MINPDNMLEFVCPNKHEVYSMAKYCFKEWLYGPKNKWPEEPPKAKQKKKERLTYKAPPVKCECGVKSNYGLVPSDLGIGHYCGHMIDYDESIRKYRWECYDGQAKFLDELKGRQVIARKRRYGSDYVNLFVKHHKDKMREFARQRGICNPIDIGLVKWGLERRVALEEERARKKAREETRVQMQVLNEHIVSLCARIGCSKDHAAEVARAMYEEKKLDEHRKRVGRTVESPIVLSDERGEDEDDTTRLSELITLAEAGLQANEAEDDTARLSELIALAEVGL, encoded by the exons atgataaaccctgacaatatgttagagtttgtgtgtccaaacaagcatgaa gtgtattcaatggcgaagtattgtttcaaggagtggttgtatggtcctaagaacaaatggcccgaagaacctccaaaagcaaaacaaaagaagaaagaaaggttaacttacaaagcaccaccagtcaagtgcgaatgtggtgttaaatccaactacggtctagtcccttcggatcttggaataggccattattgcggccatatgattgactatgacgag agcataagaaaatacaggtgggaatgttatgatggtcaagctaagttcttagatgaactaaaggggaggcaagtaattgcacgaaagaggaGATATGgatctgactacgtcaaccttttcgttaaacatcacaaagacaagatgcgtgagtttgctagacagcgcggtatttgtaacccgatcgacattgggcttgtcaaatggggattggagagacgggtggcattagaggaggagagggcaaggaagaaggcaagggaggagacaagagtacagatgcaggtcctGAACGAGCATATTGTTTCATTATGTGcaa ggattggatgcagcaaggatcatgctgcagaggtggcccgtgcaatgtacgaggaaaagaagctagatgagcacagaaagcgagttggtcgcaccgttgaatcaccgattgtgttgtctgatgagaggggtgaggatgaggacgacactaccagactcagcgagctcatcactctagcagaggcgggcttgcaggcaaaTGAGGCTGAAGACGACACtgctagactgagcgagctcattgctctagcagaggtgggcttgtag